The following proteins are co-located in the Spirochaetales bacterium genome:
- a CDS encoding thermonuclease family protein, whose amino-acid sequence MGKAITVKTTISQLIDIIKKEIDNSKQRMFNTFENERTITYWNIGRHINQHMLNYTDRADYGEYVFTRLAEEIDMGRSTLYKILQFYETYPEIVSARRQLTWTHYRILLTVRDEKKRKEYERRVLEEKLSTRELEDLVKEGKEEKNSKNGNIAEKRGIPFLYRLKKINDTLSLDLGFRIYKTHTMNGFNEDDIIEVKKENNVYRFYKKENINPGILFTYRGSIEEIVDGDTLWVNIDLGFEIRTKQKLRLRGINAADVTTGEGKKAQQYIINQLYECTYVIVKTYYRDKYNRYLADIYYIKEETDIDEIAEKGNFLNNELLTKGLAKKYKS is encoded by the coding sequence ATGGGAAAAGCGATTACCGTAAAAACAACAATAAGCCAGCTTATCGATATTATAAAAAAAGAAATCGACAACAGCAAACAGCGTATGTTCAACACCTTTGAAAACGAAAGAACAATAACCTACTGGAATATCGGCAGACACATAAATCAGCACATGCTCAATTATACCGACAGGGCGGACTACGGAGAATACGTGTTTACCAGACTTGCTGAAGAAATCGATATGGGACGCAGCACATTGTATAAAATACTTCAGTTTTATGAAACATATCCGGAAATTGTCTCCGCGCGGAGACAATTGACATGGACCCATTACAGGATACTCCTTACGGTGAGGGATGAAAAAAAAAGAAAAGAATACGAGCGGAGAGTTCTTGAAGAAAAACTGAGTACAAGGGAACTGGAAGACCTCGTCAAAGAAGGAAAAGAGGAAAAAAACAGTAAAAACGGTAACATAGCGGAAAAACGAGGAATACCGTTTCTATACAGGTTAAAAAAAATAAACGATACATTATCCCTTGATCTGGGATTCAGAATATATAAAACGCATACCATGAACGGGTTCAACGAAGACGATATAATCGAAGTAAAAAAGGAAAATAACGTATACCGGTTTTATAAAAAGGAAAATATTAATCCCGGTATATTATTTACCTATCGGGGCAGCATCGAAGAAATAGTCGACGGCGACACCCTCTGGGTGAATATCGATTTGGGATTCGAAATAAGGACAAAACAAAAGCTAAGATTAAGAGGAATAAACGCGGCCGATGTAACGACAGGTGAAGGTAAAAAAGCACAACAATACATAATAAACCAACTTTACGAATGTACATATGTCATTGTAAAAACATACTATCGGGATAAATACAACAGATACCTCGCAGACATTTATTATATAAAGGAGGAAACCGATATCGATGAAATCGCAGAAAAAGGAAATTTCCTGAACAACGAATTATTAACAAAAGGATTGGCAAAAAAATATAAATCATAA
- a CDS encoding GxxExxY protein: protein MTKLIYKELSDLIIRMAFAIHSHFGPGLLESVYESAFCVELSRAAVPFERQKIYSLNYKNEYVGAYIADLVVDNTIILELKAVSQLSKVMEAQILSYLKLSGLPVGYLINFNTYSLEWKRFVNQLS from the coding sequence ATGACAAAACTCATCTATAAAGAACTATCGGATCTAATTATTCGAATGGCTTTCGCCATACACTCGCATTTTGGCCCTGGTCTGCTGGAATCCGTCTATGAAAGCGCGTTCTGTGTCGAGCTTTCACGTGCCGCTGTTCCGTTCGAACGTCAGAAAATCTATTCGCTGAACTACAAAAATGAATACGTCGGTGCTTATATCGCGGACCTTGTCGTCGACAATACAATTATCCTCGAACTTAAAGCAGTTTCGCAGCTTTCGAAGGTTATGGAAGCACAAATTCTCAGTTATTTGAAACTTTCGGGGCTTCCCGTCGGTTATCTCATCAATTTCAATACGTACAGCCTTGAATGGAAACGGTTTGTTAACCAGCTGTCGTGA